The genome window AAGAGGAACTGACTTATGGATCGGTTTATCAGCCGATCTTTCTGCGTCGCAGAAATACGACCGCCCTCATTTGGCCGTTAATTACTTGTCGGTTCTAGCATTTTGCTTTCGCCAGCATCAGAAAAAATCCTGACGTATGCCTACCCAAATCCAAGTATTTTATCCGCTCCGTGAAGGCGGGCCAGCCGAGCGATTGTTGTTCGATACCAGTTCAATCATGACGGCAAACGCCATGATTCCACACCAGGGCGATTGGATACAACCCACCAAAGAGGAGCTAAAAAAACTTTTCGGTGATCCGGAACAGGTCGTATGGTTGGAGGTGACAAAAGTTATTCATTCGTGTGAGCCTGTAGAAATAAGGGTATTTACTCAGTGGCTTTTCTTTCAATAATGATTTGCCGAATGATAGAGAAAAAAGAACTGACGGCTCTACAGGAAGTTGGAAGCTTAATGAGCTAATTCATGATGTATCTTTGTGTATTTTTAACTCTTTTTTAACGCTTATTTTATACATTATAAATCTAAGTAGTTTTACTTTGGCCCATCAATACGGCACTACATGGGCTTCTTCAAAAACATAGCACTGGCCATTGGGCTAATCTGGGCGTTAGCGCTCCGAGTCTATCCGGCTATGGGTCAGGAGTTATGGCCTGCACATTCCCTGGGCTGTGCTGTCGTTTCTTCTGAAAAGGAGAAGAATCCTAGTAACACAGACGGTGCGGCAGCCGTTGCTTCACTGCAAACTGAAGACGAGCAGGATTCTAGTTCAACCGACTATTTGCCTCTTTTTGATTTACCGCTGGCGATGCAATTGGCCAGCTGCAACGTCTCGGTTCTCTCGGCCGGCCTGACAACAATTCCGGTTGGAAAACGGGCGGGTCCTGCGTTGCCTTATTACCTGCTTTTCTGCTCGCTCCGCATTCCCTTACAAGCTTAATCCCAGCCCGTTCCTATCTCTTTGGGCTGTCACTTCCCCACGAATGAGTTTTACTGACTCATTTCTGCATCAAATTTCCTGACAATCAAAGCCGACTGTTCCACGGAACGGTCCGGCGCATTCTTCTCTTAAAACACACATAACCCCCATGAAAAAGCTACTGCTTTTCGTTTTTGGGTGGATTGCTATAACACCCTTGCGGGCACAGGTAAGCCAGGATACCCTGCGCATTACACTACCCCAGGCTGAAGCGCAGTTTCGGCAGCGTAATCTTCAACTCATGGCCAGTAAGCTGGGAATCAGCGAAAACCAGGCGTATGAGTGGCAATCCAAACTCTGGAATAATCCAAGCATCTACGTTGAACAGATGCCCTATAACAGCCAAACTAAAGAAGTGATGCCGTTGCGGCAACGCAATTCGGAGCAAGTTCTGCAGTTTCAACAGCTTTTATTATTGGCTGGCAAACGAAACAAACAACTGGCCATCGCTAAAACTAATACGGAGATTGCTGCCGACCGCTTTTATGACTTGCTGCGGACACTCAACTACCAGCTCCGAACTACCTTCTACGACCTGTATTATACCCGGCAGTCGCTGGCGGTGTATGGGGAAGAAATCGGTACACTCCGGCAAACCGTCAACCTGTTCCAGCAGCAATACGAAAAAGGCAATGTCCCGCTGAAAGATTTGTCGCGGCTGAAAGCGTACTTGTTTACACTGACAACGGAGCAGCAGCAGCTACTTAAAAAATCGACCGACGACCAGGCTGATCTGGCCCTATTACTGAATGCCAGCCCTTCCACGATCATTCAGCCAGCGCTGGAAAATACGGGCGCGCGACCTGACGAGTTGCGCCCGAACGGAGCCGCTCCGTCTGCCGTCGGTCAACTGTCAATCAATGAGTTGTACAAAACAGCGGAAGACAACCGCTACGATCTGAAAGCCTTCCGCGATCTGGTCATCCAGGAAAAACAGAACCTGACGTTGCAAAAAGCGCTGGCGGTTCCTGACTTGCAGGTACAGGCCACCTACGACCGAAATGCCGGTTACATTCCAAACTATTTTGGTCTTGGCGTAGGGATTAACCTGCCGGTTTTTAATAAAAATCAGGGCAATATCCGGGCGGCCACCATCCGGACCCAAAGCAGCCAGCAGGCAACGGATGCCTACCGCCTTCAGGTGGACAGCGAAGTGCAGCGCGCTTACCAGAAAGCCCTTCTGACCGACCGCCTGTACCGCACGTTTGACCAGCGCTTCAACGACGATTTCGGCAAGCTGATTCAAGGGGTTACGGTGAACTACAAAAAACAGAACATCGATGTGGTTGAGTTTCTGGACTTCTTCGATTCGTATAAAGTCAGTCAGATTCAGTACACGCAGCTACAGAACGACCGGATGCAAAGTCTGGAAGAGCTGAACTACGCCGTTGGAACAAACCTATTCGCCCAATAATTAAGCCGCTGTCCGGCTACGGATAGCAAAACAAACGATGAAATTGAAATCAATAAGTATCCGTTATACGCAAACTGTCGGCCTTTTTCTCGTGGTTACCACTTTGTTATCCAGTGGTTTAACAGGCTGCCAATCGTCGGCAAGCGAAACCGAGCAGGAAATTGCGACCGCACCTAACTTACTGACAACGGCTAAGCTGGATACGGCCAAAGAAGCAACCGTCAATAACGAACTGAAACTGACCGGTAAAATAACCTTCAATCAGGACAAAGTGGTGAAGGTATTTCCGCTCGTGGGCGGCCACATCGACCAGGTAAAAGCTGATCTGGGCGATTACGTGAAGAAAGGGCAGGTGTTGGCCATCATCCGTTCGGGCGATATGGCCGACCTCGCACAGCAGGCCATCGCCGCCAAAGGCCAGTTATCAGTAGCGCGGAAAAACCTACAGGTTACCGAAGATATGGCCAAATCGGGGCTTAATTCGCAGCGGGATTTGGTGGCAGCTCGCGAGCAGTTGCAGGCTGCGCAGGGCGAAGTCAACCGCGTGAACGAACGCAAAAGCATTCTGGGCGGCTCCGGTTCCACCTACGTGGTGAAGGCCCCGGTTGACGGTTTTGTGGTAGAGAAAAATGCCTCGCAGGGCATGGAACTACGGTCCGATGATCCCGAGAACTTGTTCACCATCTCCAATCTGGATCAGGTCTGGGTCTTGGCGAACGTCTATGAATCTGATCTGGCCAAGGTGCGGGAAGGCTACGAAGCTTCCATCACGACGCTTTCGTACCCAGACTTGGTTTTCAAGGGTAAAATTGATAAAATCTTCAACGTCCTT of Tellurirhabdus bombi contains these proteins:
- a CDS encoding TolC family protein translates to MKKLLLFVFGWIAITPLRAQVSQDTLRITLPQAEAQFRQRNLQLMASKLGISENQAYEWQSKLWNNPSIYVEQMPYNSQTKEVMPLRQRNSEQVLQFQQLLLLAGKRNKQLAIAKTNTEIAADRFYDLLRTLNYQLRTTFYDLYYTRQSLAVYGEEIGTLRQTVNLFQQQYEKGNVPLKDLSRLKAYLFTLTTEQQQLLKKSTDDQADLALLLNASPSTIIQPALENTGARPDELRPNGAAPSAVGQLSINELYKTAEDNRYDLKAFRDLVIQEKQNLTLQKALAVPDLQVQATYDRNAGYIPNYFGLGVGINLPVFNKNQGNIRAATIRTQSSQQATDAYRLQVDSEVQRAYQKALLTDRLYRTFDQRFNDDFGKLIQGVTVNYKKQNIDVVEFLDFFDSYKVSQIQYTQLQNDRMQSLEELNYAVGTNLFAQ
- a CDS encoding efflux RND transporter periplasmic adaptor subunit encodes the protein MKLKSISIRYTQTVGLFLVVTTLLSSGLTGCQSSASETEQEIATAPNLLTTAKLDTAKEATVNNELKLTGKITFNQDKVVKVFPLVGGHIDQVKADLGDYVKKGQVLAIIRSGDMADLAQQAIAAKGQLSVARKNLQVTEDMAKSGLNSQRDLVAAREQLQAAQGEVNRVNERKSILGGSGSTYVVKAPVDGFVVEKNASQGMELRSDDPENLFTISNLDQVWVLANVYESDLAKVREGYEASITTLSYPDLVFKGKIDKIFNVLDPDSKTMKVRVTLPNRVAGRSDYMLKPEMFANVSLQYAGKDQRVAVPAKSIVFDKSRNFVVAVTANNQPVVREVDIFKTIGDKTYLNSGLQAGERVVSQNQLLIYSALGN